CTTCTTACTTTCTCTGATTTACGGCAGTAGAGGGGCTTTATGTTATGATTTTGTGCCTAGATATTTTTAATAGGATTCTAAACCAAAAATCATACCATTGGCAAACCAGTAGCTTTTCGGGAGTGAACTCCCTCcaaataatttaatcaaaataaatatataacagCCTGCAAATGAACCAACAAAACTCAAATCTGCGTGAGAAAGAAAATGGGACACCTAGAATGACTAGGTAGTTGGAAAGATAAAACTGAACATATGTTtgacaaaaagaagaaattgaacaGGGAACAAGCAGAAACTCCATTCAGAAAcccagaaaataaaaaaaaaataaaacctatttGATTGTCGCGCCCTTGCGCCCCCGCCGCGCCTCCGCCATGTCTCCATCGCGCCATTGATGATCCCTTCAGGTTGGTTGTCCACGCGAGACGAAGAACCCTATGCTGGGTTGGATGCACGAAGAATCCTAGACGAATTGGAACAGAGAAGAGGAAGGAAGCCGCCCTCTCGGATGCGAAAGAGAAAACCCTCTTTGGCTTCTGCGAGACCCCTGGTGCTGCCCCAAAGTTGGGTCTCTCCGTGAGAAAAGAATCAagatgaagaaggagaaaagaatcTCGCCCCCTTGCGCAACACGGATCCAAATAGGGAAGAAGGGTTCCTGTCTAACAGAGAAGAGGAAAAGGATGAACACCCCTTTCGCGACGCAGAACTCCCCAATgggattatattatattttggtccaaggggaaaaaaagaaaaagggtggAACCTTTAATTTGGGTTATCTGATACAAGCCCACTTGgagtaagaaaattaaaaaaaaaaagagaaaacctAATTGTGCtgtggaggaagaagaaagctcGTAGGCAGCAAAGAAATCACTAGAGGAAGCGGCGGCGGCAGCAGGGAGGCACCAGCGGAGAAGAAGAAAGCgcgagagagaaaaaaagaaacgaGCACGAGGAAGAAAAATAGTGACTTCAGATTTCTGGAATTTGAACCAAGGAAAGAGCTACCCCTTCGGTAACATCacaaaaccggtgcctaaaccattaaaaaaatattaaaataacattatatgtCTCGGTCTAAGTTCAACCGAAGCAGAAAGATCGTACGACATCAGGTGAACACCAACCGAGGCACTATAGTTAGATCTTGGCAGACAATACTGCCTCGGGTCTTTGAAAAATCGAAGTAAGAAGGTATAGGCCTCGGGTATAGGGTGAACCGAAGCAGAAGAACCATTCTATAAAGTTCTCAAAGGAAAGTTTGATTGCAGATGGATGTGACAATAGACTTTATAGGTATCGTTTGCCCCATTTAACCGAAGCAATAAAGGTAATATGCATCGGTTGGTGTTTAACTAAGGCATATAAGGTTTTTATATTTACGATAATGCCACCGCGCtcttatacgcttcggtttcgtaataaccgaagcgtatatgaCGCGTCAGAAGgctctttttttactagtgatggTGACTAAAAAAGGAGTGAAAACCCTTTAAATCCCATAAAATTATGTCTTTTACACTAAGTAAAGCCAACTCTACTACATTATTCAAAGTATCAACTCTTCccaataaatttctttaaatatgGAAGAATTATGTtccacaaaaaaaaacattccaAGGTTAGCACAAATTGTtcattataacaatatttacaTACTTCTACAACTAGTAACACTACTCATATAAAAATTGACGCCAAATATAATGCTAAACAAAGAATTTCATAaaggagcaacacaacaacaatgTTAAAAGAAATGAGGAACTAATTCAAAGCTAGTACCTCCACTCATACATAAGAAGAGAAATGACTTCGGTATTTGTTATAGATACTATACAActatattatacatataatttgAATACATTGAATATGAGATATATATGTAATTggattataatataatttataatatacaattatttaattgtaaCTATTACGTTGTTATTGGTAGgttaatgtattaaaataaataaataataaaatgtgtatTTATTTACCTTAGTAATTATTTCAACCATAAACGCCCATTTTCAAACActaaaatattatcatatctATTTAATTAGAAGTATCCAGGTATCACTACCTAGAGTTAAccatttcaattattattattattattattattattattattattattattattattattattattattattattattattattattattattattattattattattattatggcaCTTGAAAGCTATACTATTCGGTCATCATCTCCTAGATCACAATTATAAGTGAGTTTCAACAAATTCATGAGTCAAAAACAGAACACGAGCCAATCAATGGAATCAACATACATAAAGTATTTCAAGTAAAGTATTACAAAGTATTCatggattagctcccctacctcatTTTCCAGGAAAGAAAACTTTATGCTCTAAATTCCAAGCCTCCTCTCTTGCTTGCTTTCACTTTTATACAGGTTCACAAAACTTCTAAAGTACACCCACATCTCCTATCTTAACCTTACATTCTCATCTTCTTGCTATGAGAAGTTTCACTCTATTGACAAAGATCCTCCAGTACACTACATCAAATAAGGTTAAACAATATCTCAATAAGACCAATAAAACAACAAAGCCcctaaatggtaaaaaaaaaatttaaaacaactcAAACCCACCGAACAACAACAAACGATTGCCTAAAGGAACGGTCCAACGGCGGTGGAAAGGCGGTGCTTTCGGTGGCAGTTGCTTCCAAACGGCGGAATGTGCTCCGGTGAACGACGCTGGTTTGCGAAACAGGCAATACTTTCGTCAACAGCAGCACTCCGGCACTCCGGTGAAGCTTTTAGGGAGAGGCACGAAAAGGGGTGGGTGGGAGAGAAGTCCTTCTCTCTAGGGTTCTCTCTCTCTAAGGTTGTTTCAGAATTCAATTTTGAAATGACAAAATGAAACCCGCCACTTGAAACTCTATCCCCATTTTCCTTTCCAcgtcattttcctttttctaatttaatttccaTGTGGACCAATGACATTTTGACACGTGGCCCGtgtaaaaatgttgtcaaatattgttgttaaagtatcatttcCCTTTTATTAAACCAAATTTAATAGAGAGCTTCATGTTGTACATATAATTGTACAAAATTTATTcctacaattttattttatttttttccaacaATTGGTGTTCACTTAAGATATGATTTGAACAACTATTTTTGTAATTCACTATGACtttgtataatttattattaatataaaaaatatcatactaaaaatagaatttaaaatttaaaatatatttaaaagtttataaatacatttaagttttaaaatttaaacaacttttttagttaaattttcacaaaattgtAATCCAATAATTTTACTTCTAAtcaaaattatctattttatttatctaatattatTTGATGAACCAGTAGGATTAAATTTGCTTAGGATAAGATCTTAATTCTACTGCctgttttatatataaaaacatacaCATACCGTACTTTTCTActatgttttttcttctttactcaACCAATACTATTTCTATACGTTTCCACAAAAGTTGTGtatcttttataaaaacttttgaAGCATCCAAAATATTCAAAGTCTTTTTTATTAGTGACTGAAGTGATATCTTTAACTGCAACAATGCACACAGTGAAATTCATTGCTGAAAAAATTTGACAATATTTACCATAGAGGATATTAGACCATAAAGGAGATAAAGGCTGAAGAGTAAAAGTCATATATAGAGAAGCCAAAGAAAAAACTAATGCTTGCATAGTGTTAATCTATCACGTAACAACACGCACAAAAAAGCTTCACACAGATATATGCAACTATGTACAAAATTAtaccaaaaatacaataataagataatttaatatatatatatatatatatatatatatatatatatatatatatatatatatatatatatatatatatatatattacattttcttgttattgtttcttgttttttggTATAATTTTGTACATACATCTAGTTTTATGTCAAGcttatatatatactaaaaaatgtatgaaatttattaaaaacatataataattattgtgtgaattcaaattaaaataatatatattaaatattataaaaataaaaacttataaatcatgataaatatactaatatattataaattaaatacatggttaaatataattaaaatgtcttaaaaatatcgaatacaaatacatattaaataaaaatatgatagaGATTGGAGTATTGGGAATCATATTTTTACTCATATAATTGTGTGATTAGCTAGTTTAGCCCTATGTCACAAGACATGAATATTCTTGGTAGTACCAAAGCAAAGCACAAACCCACATATCAAGTTTTGAGAAAGATTCTAAAAGAGATCATAGTCCAGATAATAAAAGGGAACTTGTGCTTTGCATCAGAATCAAAGTAAACCCTAACAGAAGGGAGAATAATGAAAGTTGTAATAGCTTCCCTGCCACAGTTCCACGGAACCTACACCTACATAAACCCTCATCATGGTTCAATGTCACTCATCTCTCCAACCAACTTTTCTAGCATTTGGGTTGCAAATTGCAATACCAACTTTCCATTTGCAAAATCTTTGAGATCTTCCAATGGCCACATTCATCTTTAGGTCTAACAAAGCAGTGCATGCCTTTGTTGGCTGTCTTTGTCTTCTGCTGATGGTTCAAAAGGGTGCTTCCTATGATTTTGTAGTTGGTGGCCAAAAGGGTTGGAGTGTTCCCAATGATCCCACTTTCAATCCTTTCAATCAATGGGCAGAAAAGAGCCGTTTTCAAGTTGGAGACTCCCTTGGTGAGCTTTCTTCATTCAATCTATGCTTCCTATTTTTTACACAGTTTAACATTTCACTTTAGATCATCCAATTGATATACTTCTACTTTGACTTTGGTTAATGATTCTTATATTCTTTTGTCCCAAATCAACCTTTTCAATATATGTATAACTTTGATAATCTGATATACGTTGCAAAAATCAGAGTACAAAACCAGTATGTCACCATCAACACTagttattaaactttaaaatatatggGTATTGCAGTGTTCAACTACCAATCTGGCCAAGACTCAGTGCTGTATGTAAAGAGTGAAGACTATGCGAGCTGCAACACCGATTCACCTTATTCAAAATTCTCTGATGGCCATACAGTCTTCAAGCTAGACAAATCAGGGCCTCACTTTTTCATAAGTGGAAGCAAAGACAACTGcctgaaaaatgaaaagttaacaGTGATTGTGCTTGCTGAAAGGAACAAAAACAGCAACCAAAGCACCAATGCTTCTCCACCTTCACCacaatcatcatcttcatcaccaccaCCTACTACTGGGCAAGAGGGTCAATCTCCAACTTCAGACACAAACCAAACACCAAGCCCTGTTAGTGAACCTCCACCTCCCAATGCTGCTGCTTCAGCCTTTCTCTCTCTTGCTGGCTCTGTTGGAGCATTCATGGTTTCAGTCATCATGCTTTTATCTTTCTAAGAATTTATGAGTGGTTGAGGATTGATTtcgtctttttttttcttttccatacaattcttttttattttttcatttttctgttcTTTGTTTCCTATGCTTTGAGGTAAGAACTACTGAACTTGCTGGTCTTTGGTTCAAAGTTGGgatgtttgatatatatttgtgaagattgaataataataataatgagcTGACAGTGATTGATTTAGCCTTCTGTgtgattctttctttcttacatACCACCTTCTTGTATAAACGATATTCTcgtgaaatgaaataaaaccattatttatttatttagttacaAAACGCAGGAAAATATTTCgtgataatatgaaaaatgagacaaaatttatttcttcgaaatgttttttcaaaatataagatagagaaaaaaagacaaaattagTTGTGAAAAAGTACATAACAAAgttat
The Vigna angularis cultivar LongXiaoDou No.4 chromosome 5, ASM1680809v1, whole genome shotgun sequence genome window above contains:
- the LOC108339822 gene encoding early nodulin-like protein 3 — encoded protein: MATFIFRSNKAVHAFVGCLCLLLMVQKGASYDFVVGGQKGWSVPNDPTFNPFNQWAEKSRFQVGDSLVFNYQSGQDSVLYVKSEDYASCNTDSPYSKFSDGHTVFKLDKSGPHFFISGSKDNCLKNEKLTVIVLAERNKNSNQSTNASPPSPQSSSSSPPPTTGQEGQSPTSDTNQTPSPVSEPPPPNAAASAFLSLAGSVGAFMVSVIMLLSF